Proteins from a genomic interval of Pseudomonas silesiensis:
- a CDS encoding ATP-dependent Clp protease proteolytic subunit: MTEHIVHFHCQIDQGTTERFRDCCLEAIDQGATSLLLNLSTSGGSTNFGFTLYTFLKSLPVPLCAINAGNIESMGIIMFLAAGRRITSPHSRFLIHPMNWYFSQKSVDHQRLREYLSSLDNDLARYVQIFNIETADAETKLDIFHCLSAEEKVIAAHESLAYGIAHEMKQMMFADDVKHWKVSGG; the protein is encoded by the coding sequence ATGACCGAACACATCGTCCACTTTCATTGCCAGATCGATCAGGGGACCACTGAACGCTTCCGGGACTGTTGCCTGGAGGCCATCGATCAAGGCGCCACCTCCTTGCTCCTCAATCTGTCTACGAGCGGGGGCAGCACCAACTTTGGCTTCACCCTCTACACCTTCCTGAAGTCATTGCCGGTGCCGCTGTGCGCTATCAACGCGGGCAACATCGAATCCATGGGCATCATCATGTTCCTGGCGGCAGGCCGGCGTATCACCTCGCCCCATTCACGCTTCCTGATTCACCCGATGAACTGGTACTTCAGCCAAAAATCGGTCGACCATCAGCGCCTGCGCGAATACCTGTCGAGCCTCGACAACGACCTGGCGCGTTACGTGCAGATTTTCAACATCGAAACGGCTGACGCAGAGACCAAACTCGATATTTTTCATTGCCTTTCCGCGGAAGAAAAAGTCATCGCCGCCCATGAATCCCTGGCCTACGGCATTGCTCATGAGATGAAGCAAATGATGTTCGCCGATGA